One Pseudomonas brassicacearum genomic region harbors:
- a CDS encoding cell division protein ZapA, whose protein sequence is MKHGADGVTVISILGEDYSIKAPAGQEQALLDAASMLKAALADTKRKYPTLIGDRLLVLAAMNLCSQQMEMQKQHQAELDRYQEQVSATVEVIAKTIQQA, encoded by the coding sequence ATGAAGCACGGCGCCGATGGGGTGACAGTCATCTCGATCCTGGGAGAGGACTATTCGATCAAGGCGCCGGCCGGGCAGGAACAGGCCCTGCTGGACGCTGCGTCGATGCTCAAGGCCGCCCTGGCCGACACCAAGAGGAAATACCCGACGCTGATCGGTGATCGCCTGCTGGTGCTGGCGGCCATGAATCTGTGTTCGCAGCAGATGGAAATGCAGAAGCAACATCAAGCGGAACTCGACCGTTATCAAGAGCAAGTCAGCGCCACGGTCGAGGTGATTGCCAAGACGATCCAGCAGGCGTGA
- a CDS encoding acyl-CoA dehydrogenase, whose translation MSETLLSSRNLAFELYEVLDAEGLTQRERFAEHNRETFDAALATARNIAEKYFAPHNRKNDENEPRYENGQAILIPEVKPAVDAFLEAGFLNAARSFDAGGMQLPTLLSQACFAHFQSANAASTSYPFLTMGAANLIESFGSEEQKQRFLQPMIDGRFFGTMALTEPHAGSSLADIRTRAEPASDGSYRVKGNKIFISGGDHPLSENIVHMVLAKLPDAPPGVKGISLFIVPKFLVNDDGSLGPRNDVLLAGLFHKMGWRGTTSTALNFGDNGDCVGYLVGKPHHGLSYMFQMMNEARIGVGMGAVMLGYAGYLYSLEYARERPQGRVPDSKDPTTAPVAIIQHADVRRMLLTQKAYVEGSFDLGLYAARLFDDTTTLENEVERRRAQELLDLLTPIVKSWPSEFCLKANELAIQILGGHGYTREYPVEQYYRDNRLNPIHEGTHGIQSLDLLGRKLAQNAGAGLKQLIRLVADTTERAQAHESLTPLREPLEALVARLQTVTLGLLTDLAQGKVNSSLANSALYLKVFGHMVIGWRWLEQAIRAEEGLAKGHAADSDFYKGKLQAARYFLTWEVPGCHHELAILEAGDDTCLGMRDEWF comes from the coding sequence ATGTCCGAGACGTTGCTCAGTTCCCGCAATCTGGCTTTCGAGCTGTATGAAGTCCTCGATGCCGAGGGCCTGACCCAGCGCGAGCGGTTCGCCGAACATAATCGCGAAACCTTCGACGCAGCCCTCGCGACGGCCCGCAACATCGCCGAGAAATATTTCGCGCCGCACAACCGCAAGAACGATGAAAACGAACCGCGCTACGAGAACGGCCAGGCGATTCTGATTCCGGAAGTGAAGCCGGCGGTGGATGCGTTTCTCGAGGCGGGTTTCCTCAACGCTGCGCGCAGCTTCGACGCGGGCGGCATGCAGCTGCCAACGTTGCTGTCCCAGGCCTGCTTCGCCCACTTCCAGTCGGCCAACGCCGCTTCCACTTCTTATCCGTTCCTGACCATGGGCGCGGCGAACCTGATCGAAAGCTTCGGCAGCGAGGAGCAGAAGCAACGCTTCCTGCAACCGATGATCGACGGTCGCTTCTTTGGCACCATGGCCCTGACCGAGCCCCACGCAGGTTCGTCGCTGGCAGACATTCGTACCCGTGCGGAGCCGGCGTCCGACGGCAGCTATCGAGTCAAGGGCAACAAGATCTTCATCTCCGGTGGCGATCATCCGCTGTCGGAAAACATCGTGCACATGGTCCTGGCGAAATTGCCGGACGCGCCGCCGGGGGTGAAGGGTATTTCGCTGTTTATCGTGCCCAAGTTCCTGGTTAACGACGACGGCAGCCTCGGCCCGCGCAACGACGTGCTGCTGGCCGGGCTGTTCCACAAGATGGGCTGGCGCGGCACCACCTCCACGGCGCTGAACTTCGGTGACAATGGCGACTGTGTCGGTTACCTCGTAGGCAAACCGCACCACGGCTTGAGCTACATGTTCCAGATGATGAACGAAGCGCGAATCGGCGTCGGCATGGGCGCGGTGATGCTGGGCTACGCCGGCTATCTGTATTCCCTTGAATACGCCCGCGAACGCCCACAGGGCCGGGTGCCTGACAGCAAGGACCCGACTACCGCTCCGGTGGCGATCATCCAGCACGCCGACGTGCGCCGCATGCTGCTGACCCAGAAGGCCTACGTTGAAGGTTCGTTTGACCTGGGCTTGTACGCGGCACGGCTGTTCGACGACACCACCACCCTTGAAAACGAAGTCGAGCGCAGGCGCGCCCAAGAGCTGCTGGATTTGCTGACCCCCATCGTCAAATCCTGGCCATCGGAGTTTTGCCTGAAGGCCAATGAACTGGCGATCCAGATTCTTGGCGGCCACGGCTACACCCGCGAATACCCGGTGGAGCAGTATTACCGCGATAACCGCCTGAACCCGATCCATGAAGGCACCCATGGCATCCAGTCCCTGGACCTGCTGGGGCGCAAACTGGCGCAAAACGCCGGCGCCGGGCTCAAGCAACTGATTCGCCTGGTGGCCGACACCACCGAACGCGCCCAGGCGCACGAATCACTGACGCCCTTGCGTGAGCCACTGGAAGCCTTGGTGGCGCGCCTGCAGACGGTCACCCTCGGCCTGCTGACGGACCTGGCCCAAGGCAAGGTCAATAGCAGCCTCGCCAACTCAGCGTTGTACCTGAAGGTGTTCGGTCACATGGTGATTGGCTGGCGCTGGCTGGAACAGGCGATTCGTGCCGAGGAAGGCTTGGCCAAGGGGCATGCGGCGGACAGCGATTTCTATAAAGGCAAGCTGCAAGCGGCGCGGTACTTTCTGACCTGGGAAGTGCCGGGCTGTCACCATGAACTGGCGATTCTTGAGGCGGGAGATGATACGTGCCTGGGGATGCGGGATGAGTGGTTCTGA
- the putA gene encoding trifunctional transcriptional regulator/proline dehydrogenase/L-glutamate gamma-semialdehyde dehydrogenase — protein sequence MATTTLGVKLDDPTRERLKAAATSIDRTPHWLIKQAIFNYLEKLEGGATLTELNGAIRADSDDAGDIQVDHAHQCFLEFAESILPQSVLRASITAAYRRPEPEVVPMLIEQARLPAEMAEATNKLAASIAEKLRNQKSAGGRAGIVQGLLQEFSLSSQEGVALMCLAEALLRIPDKGTRDALIRDKISTGNWHPHLGNSPSLFVNAATWGLLLTGKLVATHNEAGLTSSLSRIIGKSGEPMIRKGVDMAMRLMGEQFVTGETIAEALANASKFEAKGFRYSYDMLGEAALTEHDAQKYLASYEQAIHSIGKASHGRGIYEGPGISIKLSALHPRYSRAQYERVMEELYPRLLSLTLLAKQYDIGLNIDAEEADRLELSLDLLERLCFEPQLTGWNGIGFVIQAYQKRCPYVIDYVIDLARRSRHRLMIRLVKGAYWDSEIKRAQVEGLEGYPVYTRKVYTDVSYIACARKLLSVPEVIYPQFATHNAHTLAAIYHIAGQNYYPGQYEFQCLHGMGEPLYEQVVGKVSEGKLNRPCRVYAPVGTHETLLAYLVRRLLENGANTSFVNRIADQSISIQELVADPVASIEQMATLEGGFGLPHPRIPLPRDLYGSERANSAGIDLANEHRLASLSCALLATAHNDWKAVPMLGCAASEETPAQVLNPSDLRDVVGHVQEATITDVDNAIQCALNAAPIWQATPPAERAAILERAADLMEGEIQPLMGLLAREAGKTFANAIAEVREAVDFLRYYAVQARNDFTNDAHRPLGPVVCISPWNFPLAIFSGQVAAALAAGNPVLAKPAEQTPLVAAQAVRLMLEAGIPEGVLQLLPGRGETVGARLVGDDRVKGVMFTGSTEVARLLQRNIAGRLDNQGRPIPLIAETGGQNAMIVDSSALTEQVVIDVVSSAFDSAGQRCSALRVLCLQEDSADRVIEMLKGAMAEARLGNPERLSVDIGPVIDAEAKAGIEKHIQAMRDKGRTVYQMAIADSDECKRGTYVMPTLIELESFDELQREIFGPVLHVVRYKRKELDQLISQINASGYGLTLGVHTRIDETIAKVVDNVHAGNVYVNRNIVGAVVGVQPFGGEGLSGTGPKAGGPLYLYRLLSTRPTDAIQQSFVRGDALTAPDLRLRDAMSKPLTALQAWADSQKLAELSALCVQFAGQSQSGITRQLTGPTGERNSYAILPREHVLCLADVEGDLLTQLAAVLAVGGSAVWPETDTSKALFTRLPKEIQARIQRVTDWAKDEVLFDAVLHHGDSDQLRSVCQQVAKRAGAIVGVHGLSQGETNIALERLVIERALSVNTAAAGGNASLMTIG from the coding sequence ATGGCTACCACCACCCTTGGGGTCAAACTCGATGACCCAACCCGCGAACGCCTCAAGGCGGCCGCAACCTCGATTGATCGCACGCCTCACTGGCTGATCAAACAGGCAATTTTCAATTACCTGGAAAAACTCGAGGGTGGTGCAACCCTGACCGAGCTGAACGGTGCGATCCGCGCCGACAGCGATGACGCCGGCGACATCCAGGTCGACCACGCCCACCAATGCTTCCTGGAATTTGCCGAGAGCATCCTGCCGCAATCGGTCCTGCGCGCCTCCATAACCGCCGCTTACCGTCGCCCGGAGCCGGAAGTGGTGCCGATGCTGATCGAGCAGGCCCGCCTGCCCGCCGAAATGGCCGAAGCCACCAACAAGCTGGCCGCTTCGATTGCTGAAAAGCTGCGTAACCAGAAGAGTGCCGGTGGCCGTGCCGGTATTGTCCAGGGGCTGTTGCAGGAATTCTCCCTGTCGTCCCAGGAAGGCGTGGCGCTGATGTGCCTGGCCGAAGCGCTGCTGCGCATCCCGGACAAGGGCACCCGCGATGCGCTGATCCGCGACAAGATCAGCACCGGTAACTGGCATCCACACTTGGGCAACAGCCCGTCGCTGTTCGTCAACGCCGCCACTTGGGGCTTGCTGCTGACCGGAAAACTGGTCGCCACCCATAATGAAGCAGGCCTGACCTCCTCCCTGAGCCGCATCATCGGCAAGAGCGGCGAGCCGATGATCCGCAAGGGCGTCGACATGGCCATGCGCCTGATGGGCGAGCAGTTCGTCACAGGTGAAACCATCGCCGAAGCCCTGGCCAACGCCAGTAAGTTCGAAGCCAAGGGCTTCCGCTATTCCTACGACATGCTCGGTGAAGCCGCCCTCACCGAACATGATGCCCAGAAGTACCTGGCCTCGTACGAGCAAGCCATCCATTCGATCGGCAAAGCGTCCCATGGTCGTGGGATTTATGAAGGCCCGGGCATTTCCATCAAGCTCTCGGCGCTGCACCCGCGTTACAGCCGCGCCCAGTACGAGCGCGTGATGGAAGAGCTGTACCCACGCCTGCTGTCGCTGACCCTGCTGGCCAAGCAATACGACATCGGCCTGAACATTGACGCCGAAGAAGCCGACCGCCTCGAGCTGTCGCTGGATCTGCTCGAGCGCCTGTGCTTCGAGCCGCAACTGACCGGCTGGAACGGCATCGGTTTCGTGATCCAGGCGTACCAGAAGCGTTGCCCATACGTGATCGACTACGTCATCGACCTGGCGCGCCGCAGCCGTCATCGCCTGATGATCCGCCTGGTAAAAGGCGCCTACTGGGACAGCGAAATCAAACGCGCCCAGGTCGAAGGCCTGGAAGGCTATCCGGTCTATACCCGCAAGGTGTACACCGATGTGTCCTACATTGCCTGCGCGCGCAAACTGTTGTCGGTGCCGGAAGTCATCTACCCGCAATTTGCCACGCACAACGCCCATACCCTGGCGGCCATTTATCACATCGCCGGTCAGAACTATTACCCGGGGCAGTATGAATTCCAGTGCCTGCACGGCATGGGCGAGCCGCTGTACGAACAGGTTGTCGGCAAGGTTTCCGAAGGCAAGCTGAACCGTCCGTGCCGCGTGTACGCCCCGGTTGGCACCCACGAGACACTGCTGGCTTACCTGGTGCGTCGTCTGCTGGAAAACGGCGCGAACACCTCGTTCGTCAACCGCATCGCCGATCAATCCATTTCCATCCAGGAGCTGGTGGCCGATCCAGTGGCCAGCATCGAGCAGATGGCGACGCTGGAAGGCGGCTTCGGCTTGCCGCACCCGCGTATCCCGCTGCCGCGTGACCTGTATGGCAGCGAACGCGCCAACTCCGCCGGCATCGACCTGGCCAACGAACATCGCCTGGCTTCGCTGTCCTGCGCCCTGCTGGCCACCGCGCATAACGACTGGAAAGCCGTGCCGATGCTCGGTTGCGCCGCCAGCGAAGAAACACCAGCGCAGGTTTTAAACCCGTCCGATCTGCGTGACGTGGTTGGCCATGTGCAGGAAGCCACGATCACCGACGTCGACAATGCCATCCAGTGTGCCCTCAATGCGGCACCGATCTGGCAGGCCACGCCGCCGGCCGAGCGCGCCGCGATCCTGGAACGCGCTGCCGATTTGATGGAAGGCGAGATTCAGCCACTGATGGGCCTGCTGGCCCGTGAAGCTGGCAAGACCTTCGCCAACGCCATCGCCGAAGTGCGTGAAGCCGTGGATTTCCTGCGCTACTACGCGGTGCAGGCTCGCAACGATTTCACCAACGACGCCCACCGCCCACTGGGTCCGGTGGTCTGCATCAGCCCGTGGAACTTCCCACTGGCGATTTTCAGTGGCCAAGTGGCCGCCGCCCTGGCCGCCGGTAACCCGGTGCTGGCCAAGCCCGCCGAGCAGACGCCATTGGTGGCCGCCCAGGCGGTGCGCCTGATGCTCGAAGCCGGCATTCCGGAAGGCGTGCTACAACTGCTGCCGGGCCGTGGCGAAACCGTTGGCGCCCGCCTGGTCGGCGACGATCGGGTCAAGGGCGTGATGTTCACCGGCTCCACCGAAGTCGCTCGCCTGTTGCAGCGCAACATCGCCGGTCGCCTGGACAACCAGGGTCGTCCGATCCCGCTGATCGCCGAAACCGGCGGCCAGAACGCGATGATCGTCGATTCTTCGGCGCTGACCGAACAAGTGGTCATCGACGTGGTGTCTTCAGCGTTCGACAGCGCTGGCCAGCGTTGCTCGGCCTTGCGGGTACTGTGCTTGCAGGAAGATTCCGCCGACCGTGTCATCGAAATGCTCAAGGGCGCCATGGCTGAAGCACGTCTCGGCAACCCTGAGCGTCTGTCGGTAGACATCGGCCCGGTGATCGATGCCGAAGCCAAGGCTGGCATCGAGAAACACATCCAGGCCATGCGCGACAAAGGTCGCACCGTGTACCAGATGGCAATCGCCGACAGCGACGAGTGCAAGCGCGGCACCTATGTGATGCCGACCCTGATCGAGCTGGAAAGCTTCGACGAGCTGCAACGCGAGATTTTCGGTCCGGTGCTGCACGTAGTGCGCTACAAGCGCAAGGAACTGGATCAGTTGATCAGCCAGATCAACGCTTCCGGCTATGGCCTGACCTTGGGCGTACACACTCGCATCGACGAGACCATCGCCAAAGTGGTCGACAACGTCCATGCCGGTAACGTCTACGTGAACCGCAACATTGTCGGTGCCGTGGTCGGTGTGCAGCCATTCGGTGGCGAAGGCCTGTCGGGCACCGGTCCCAAGGCCGGCGGTCCGCTGTACCTGTACCGCCTGCTGTCGACACGTCCTACCGATGCGATCCAGCAATCCTTCGTGCGTGGCGATGCCCTCACCGCGCCGGACCTGCGTTTGCGCGACGCCATGAGCAAACCGCTCACCGCCCTGCAAGCCTGGGCCGACAGCCAGAAGCTCGCTGAACTGAGCGCCCTGTGCGTGCAGTTCGCCGGCCAATCGCAAAGCGGCATTACCCGCCAGTTGACCGGCCCGACCGGTGAACGCAACAGCTACGCCATCCTGCCCCGCGAGCACGTGCTGTGCCTGGCGGACGTGGAAGGCGACCTGCTGACGCAACTGGCGGCCGTACTGGCGGTAGGCGGCTCGGCCGTGTGGCCGGAAACCGACACCAGCAAGGCCTTGTTCACGCGCTTGCCGAAAGAGATTCAGGCACGCATCCAGCGGGTTACCGACTGGGCCAAGGACGAGGTGCTGTTCGATGCGGTCCTGCATCACGGTGATTCGGACCAACTGCGCAGCGTTTGCCAGCAAGTGGCCAAGCGTGCCGGCGCCATCGTCGGGGTGCATGGTTTGTCCCAGGGCGAGACCAACATTGCGTTGGAGCGTTTGGTGATCGAGCGGGCCTTGAGCGTCAACACCGCTGCGGCGGGGGGTAACGCCAGCCTGATGACCATCGGCTAA
- the putP gene encoding sodium/proline symporter PutP, which yields MSVSNPTLITFVIYIAAMVLIGLMAYRSTNNLSDYILGGRSLGSVVTALSAGASDMSGWLLMGLPGAIYMSGLSESWIAIGLIVGAYLNWLFVAGRLRVQTEHNGDALTLPDYFSSRFEDKSGVLRIISAVVILVFFTIYCASGIVAGARLFESTFGMSYETALWAGAAATIAYTFVGGFLAVSWTDTVQATLMIFALILTPIIVLLATGGVDTTFLAIEAKDPTSFDMLKNTTFIGVISLMGWGLGYFGQPHILARFMAADSVKSIANARRISMTWMILCLGGTVAVGFFGIAYFSAHPDVAGPVIDNPERVFIELAKLLFNPWIAGVLLSAILAAVMSTLSCQLLVCSSALTEDFYKTFLRKSASQLELVWVGRAMVLLVALIAIALAANPNNRVLGLVSYAWAGFGAAFGPVVLISVIWKNMTRNGALAGILVGAITVIVWKHFELLGLYEIIPGFIFASLAIYFVSKMGSPTAGMLQRFEAAEKDFRLNQ from the coding sequence ATGAGTGTTAGCAATCCCACCTTGATCACCTTCGTGATCTATATCGCAGCCATGGTCCTGATCGGGCTGATGGCTTATCGCTCCACCAATAACCTTTCCGATTACATCCTGGGCGGTCGTAGCCTGGGCAGTGTCGTGACCGCACTGTCTGCCGGTGCCTCCGACATGAGCGGTTGGTTGTTGATGGGTTTGCCGGGTGCCATCTACATGTCCGGCCTGTCGGAAAGCTGGATCGCCATCGGCCTGATCGTCGGTGCCTACCTGAACTGGCTGTTCGTGGCCGGTCGCCTGCGGGTGCAGACCGAGCACAACGGCGACGCACTGACGCTGCCGGATTACTTCTCCAGCCGTTTCGAAGATAAGAGCGGCGTGCTGCGGATCATCTCTGCGGTGGTAATCCTGGTGTTCTTCACCATCTACTGTGCATCCGGCATCGTGGCCGGTGCCCGACTGTTCGAAAGCACCTTCGGCATGTCCTACGAGACGGCGCTGTGGGCCGGTGCCGCGGCGACCATTGCCTACACCTTCGTCGGTGGTTTCCTGGCCGTGAGCTGGACCGACACCGTACAGGCGACCCTGATGATCTTCGCGTTGATTCTCACGCCGATCATCGTGCTGCTGGCCACTGGCGGCGTGGACACCACGTTCCTGGCCATCGAAGCGAAAGACCCTACTTCGTTCGATATGCTGAAGAACACCACCTTCATCGGCGTCATCTCGCTGATGGGTTGGGGCCTGGGCTATTTCGGCCAACCGCATATCCTGGCGCGCTTCATGGCGGCCGATTCGGTCAAGTCCATCGCCAACGCCCGTCGCATCTCCATGACCTGGATGATCCTGTGCCTGGGCGGCACCGTTGCCGTTGGCTTCTTCGGTATCGCTTACTTCTCGGCGCACCCTGACGTGGCCGGTCCTGTGATCGATAACCCTGAGCGCGTGTTCATCGAGCTGGCAAAGCTGCTGTTCAATCCGTGGATTGCCGGAGTGCTGCTGTCGGCCATCCTGGCGGCGGTGATGAGTACCTTGAGCTGCCAGTTGCTGGTGTGTTCCAGCGCCTTGACCGAAGACTTCTACAAAACCTTCCTGCGCAAGAGCGCTTCCCAGCTGGAACTGGTCTGGGTCGGCCGCGCCATGGTGCTGCTGGTGGCGTTGATCGCCATCGCCCTGGCTGCCAACCCGAATAACCGTGTACTGGGCCTGGTGAGCTACGCCTGGGCCGGTTTCGGTGCCGCCTTCGGTCCAGTTGTCCTGATCTCCGTGATCTGGAAAAACATGACCCGCAACGGCGCATTGGCCGGCATCCTGGTGGGTGCGATCACCGTGATCGTCTGGAAACACTTCGAACTGCTGGGCCTGTACGAAATCATCCCAGGCTTTATCTTCGCCAGCCTGGCTATCTACTTCGTCAGCAAGATGGGCTCGCCTACCGCCGGTATGCTGCAGCGCTTCGAAGCGGCCGAAAAAGATTTTCGTCTGAACCAGTAA
- a CDS encoding DUF2165 family protein has translation MTIRYAKIAMTLALAAFAFLTVFNNITDYSSNFNFVQHVLSMDTTFPDNAARYRAIDQPWMWHGAYWLIILGEAITAALLGYGALKLWQARKAEGVVFARAKGWAIAGLTVGFFVWFFGFMVVGGEWFLMWQSEIWNGQDAAFRFYMAILGVLIFLNQPDVTQD, from the coding sequence ATGACCATTCGCTACGCAAAGATTGCAATGACCCTGGCACTCGCCGCATTCGCCTTCCTGACCGTGTTCAACAACATCACGGACTACAGCTCCAACTTCAATTTCGTCCAGCACGTGCTGAGTATGGATACCACCTTCCCCGACAATGCCGCCCGCTATCGCGCCATCGATCAACCCTGGATGTGGCACGGTGCCTATTGGCTGATCATCCTCGGTGAAGCGATCACGGCAGCGCTGCTGGGCTACGGCGCGCTGAAGCTGTGGCAGGCACGCAAGGCCGAGGGTGTAGTATTCGCACGCGCCAAGGGATGGGCCATCGCCGGTTTGACGGTGGGTTTCTTCGTCTGGTTTTTCGGCTTCATGGTCGTCGGCGGCGAATGGTTTCTGATGTGGCAGTCAGAAATCTGGAACGGCCAGGATGCCGCGTTCAGGTTCTACATGGCGATCCTGGGTGTGCTGATCTTCCTCAACCAACCCGACGTTACCCAGGACTGA
- a CDS encoding type VI secretion system tip protein VgrG: protein MFAPANQPRFTLTLDSGPNGLEVLEFKGQEAISQPYRFDLELVSERPDLALEELLHCQAYLGFDASGRGIHGQVYSVAQGDSGKRLTRYQISLVPRLAYLRHRINQRIFQHLSVPSIITRVLKDHGIQSDAFQFSLGGQYPEREYCVQYGESDLAFIERLCAEVGIHYHFRHSPDGHLLVFGDDQTVFPRLPQSTIYLPGSGMVADEPAIKRLAVRLQARTNAVTLRDYDFRKPSLLLQTSLDNQQQPVLEDYRFPGQFSDREQGRYLSQRALERHGADYRLAEGRSDQAALVSGHFMQIHGHPRAQWNDLWLLTEVSHHGRQPQVLEETAGDNPDEFQGYSNTFLATPWDVFFRPPLRHEKPPAHGYQPAVVTGPVDSEIHCDEFGRVKVQLIWDRDGQRNEHSSCWLRVASGWAHDRYGGVMIPRVGMEVLVGFIDGDVDKPLVVGCLPNGANPVPLDLPADKTRSILRSQSSPGGGGYNELRIEDRKGAEEIYLRAQRNWTQHVLHDQRLQVDHERSVVVTGTARHELKADEQRLTHGRRQAEVRQDDHLVVTGERHIRVTSQALSASQHFHVRAGQQVVLDGGISATIQAGGHWINIGAGGIFSSVPIEVGGAPMAAMSATPILPVLTEKRVAAMAAPLSLAQILSLQGQAPFCEECERCKHGVCAVPPAFGKFVDVPERP from the coding sequence ATGTTCGCGCCTGCCAACCAACCGCGTTTCACGCTGACGCTCGACAGCGGGCCGAACGGGCTCGAGGTGCTTGAGTTCAAGGGCCAGGAAGCCATCAGCCAGCCCTATCGCTTTGACTTGGAGCTGGTCAGCGAACGCCCCGACCTGGCATTGGAGGAGCTCCTGCATTGTCAGGCCTATCTGGGGTTCGATGCGTCGGGCCGTGGCATACATGGCCAGGTCTACAGCGTGGCCCAGGGTGATTCGGGCAAGCGCCTGACCCGTTACCAGATCAGCCTGGTGCCACGCCTGGCTTACCTGCGTCATCGCATCAACCAGCGGATTTTCCAGCATCTGAGCGTGCCTTCGATCATCACCAGGGTCTTGAAGGACCATGGCATCCAGAGCGACGCGTTCCAGTTCAGCCTCGGCGGGCAATACCCCGAGCGTGAATACTGCGTGCAGTACGGTGAGAGCGATCTGGCCTTCATCGAGCGGCTTTGCGCCGAGGTCGGCATCCATTACCACTTCAGGCACAGCCCTGACGGTCACCTGTTGGTGTTTGGTGACGACCAAACGGTGTTTCCCCGTTTACCTCAGTCAACGATATACCTACCGGGCAGCGGCATGGTCGCCGATGAGCCGGCGATCAAGCGCTTGGCGGTGCGGCTCCAGGCCCGGACCAACGCGGTGACGTTGCGCGACTACGATTTCCGCAAACCCAGCCTGCTGTTGCAAACCAGCCTCGATAATCAGCAGCAACCGGTGCTGGAGGACTATCGCTTCCCCGGCCAGTTTTCCGATCGTGAACAGGGTCGCTACCTGAGCCAGCGCGCCCTCGAGCGCCATGGTGCCGATTACCGGCTGGCGGAGGGGCGCAGTGATCAAGCAGCCCTCGTCAGTGGGCATTTCATGCAAATCCATGGACATCCTCGAGCGCAGTGGAATGACCTGTGGCTGCTCACGGAGGTCAGCCACCATGGCCGCCAGCCGCAAGTGCTGGAAGAAACGGCCGGCGACAATCCGGATGAGTTCCAGGGGTACAGCAATACTTTTCTGGCCACCCCGTGGGACGTTTTCTTCCGTCCTCCCCTGCGTCACGAAAAGCCGCCGGCCCACGGTTATCAGCCGGCGGTGGTGACCGGGCCCGTCGACAGCGAGATCCATTGCGACGAATTCGGACGGGTCAAGGTGCAACTGATCTGGGATCGCGACGGCCAACGAAACGAGCATTCCAGTTGCTGGCTGCGGGTGGCCTCCGGTTGGGCTCACGACCGTTACGGCGGTGTGATGATTCCTCGGGTCGGCATGGAAGTACTGGTGGGTTTCATCGATGGCGACGTGGACAAGCCTCTGGTGGTGGGTTGCCTGCCGAACGGCGCCAACCCGGTGCCGCTGGATCTGCCGGCGGACAAGACCCGCAGCATATTGCGCAGTCAGAGCAGCCCCGGCGGAGGGGGTTACAACGAGTTGCGCATCGAGGATCGCAAGGGCGCCGAGGAGATCTATCTGCGCGCGCAGCGCAACTGGACCCAGCACGTGCTGCACGACCAGCGGTTGCAGGTCGATCATGAACGCAGCGTCGTCGTCACCGGCACGGCGCGGCACGAGCTCAAGGCTGATGAACAGCGCCTCACCCACGGGCGGCGCCAGGCCGAAGTCAGGCAGGACGACCACTTGGTGGTGACCGGCGAGCGGCATATCCGAGTGACCAGCCAGGCCCTCAGCGCAAGCCAGCATTTTCACGTTCGCGCGGGGCAGCAAGTGGTCCTGGACGGCGGCATCAGTGCGACCATTCAGGCCGGCGGGCATTGGATCAACATTGGTGCGGGAGGGATTTTCAGCAGCGTGCCCATTGAGGTCGGTGGTGCGCCGATGGCCGCTATGAGCGCGACGCCAATATTGCCCGTCCTGACCGAAAAGCGCGTCGCCGCGATGGCTGCTCCACTTTCTCTCGCACAAATCCTCAGCCTGCAAGGCCAAGCGCCGTTTTGCGAGGAGTGTGAGCGTTGCAAGCATGGCGTCTGCGCGGTGCCGCCGGCCTTTGGCAAATTTGTTGATGTCCCGGAGCGTCCATGA
- a CDS encoding DUF4123 domain-containing protein, translated as MSTGQSPHAWLEQHPLQAGEQLFVVFSSACAAAPLTAWRRSMTLAPSPIWADTPYAEWESVMPYVGAVAIDSEFLDWVAATDSLDWGWLAVSSVGQETLAEHLRGLTQVLLPGGKSVFFRFWDGRFVWPILQSGEVDAGQLLPVVSRCLINGQSLEIVGNVQRSVRAFPWWEVPPPLLDELAETSTDCLLNNLFKWLSEEHPHLFEQADESILRCKIAHFLEMPGSARASKAQLQAYLRQELG; from the coding sequence ATGAGCACTGGCCAATCTCCGCACGCCTGGCTGGAGCAACACCCCTTGCAGGCAGGCGAGCAGCTTTTCGTTGTCTTCAGCAGCGCGTGTGCCGCCGCGCCGTTGACGGCCTGGAGGCGCTCGATGACGTTGGCGCCTAGCCCGATTTGGGCCGATACGCCTTACGCCGAGTGGGAATCGGTCATGCCCTATGTCGGCGCAGTCGCCATAGACAGTGAGTTCCTTGACTGGGTGGCGGCCACCGACTCGCTCGATTGGGGTTGGCTGGCGGTGTCTTCTGTTGGCCAGGAAACCCTTGCCGAGCATCTGCGTGGGCTTACACAGGTTCTGTTGCCCGGAGGCAAGTCGGTATTTTTCCGCTTTTGGGATGGGCGGTTCGTGTGGCCCATCCTGCAGTCCGGCGAGGTGGATGCGGGGCAGTTGCTGCCCGTTGTCAGTCGTTGTCTGATTAACGGCCAATCGCTTGAAATCGTGGGAAACGTCCAGCGATCGGTTCGGGCTTTTCCCTGGTGGGAGGTTCCTCCTCCATTGCTGGATGAATTGGCCGAAACATCGACGGATTGTCTGCTGAACAACCTGTTCAAGTGGCTGAGCGAGGAGCATCCGCACCTGTTCGAGCAGGCCGACGAGAGCATTTTGCGCTGCAAGATCGCGCACTTCCTTGAAATGCCTGGGTCGGCTCGTGCGTCAAAAGCGCAATTGCAGGCGTACTTGAGGCAAGAGCTGGGCTGA